The Pseudomonas allokribbensis genome has a window encoding:
- a CDS encoding SdiA-regulated domain-containing protein gives MSSQTQLNTARRSRFALRWYYWLLLVVAAGYGLAYAMHWDDRGLLWVRERFESPAERTASVWLPDYRVVIDAKLLPGMEKDEASDLSYDPQSKTLFSVMGKNPFLVELTLQGDVLRKMPLVGWINPEGVTVMGNGLLAIVDEREHMLSIVKVDANTRELKRDDFPKYDLGPSKNQNKAFEAITWDARNQRLLLGEERPPALFTWKSDGSQTLTGDKQKLPNDELDIRNLSALAIDPRTGHTLVLSADSHLLLELDEKGEQVSFMTLLGGFNGLKQTIPRAEGVTMDEAGTLYMVSEPNLFYRFEKQK, from the coding sequence ATGTCATCTCAAACTCAGCTCAACACTGCTCGCCGTTCACGTTTCGCCCTGCGCTGGTATTACTGGCTGTTGCTGGTGGTCGCGGCCGGTTACGGTCTGGCGTATGCGATGCATTGGGATGACCGTGGCCTGTTGTGGGTGCGCGAGCGCTTCGAAAGCCCGGCTGAACGCACGGCGAGTGTCTGGTTGCCGGACTATCGGGTGGTGATCGACGCCAAGCTGTTGCCGGGGATGGAAAAGGACGAGGCCTCGGACCTGTCCTACGACCCGCAGAGCAAGACCCTGTTTTCGGTGATGGGCAAGAATCCGTTCCTGGTCGAGCTGACCTTGCAGGGCGACGTGCTGCGCAAGATGCCGCTGGTGGGCTGGATCAACCCGGAAGGCGTGACCGTCATGGGCAATGGCTTGCTGGCTATTGTCGATGAGCGTGAGCACATGCTGTCGATCGTCAAGGTCGATGCCAATACCCGCGAGCTGAAGCGCGACGATTTCCCGAAATACGACCTCGGCCCCTCGAAAAACCAGAACAAGGCCTTCGAAGCCATCACCTGGGATGCCCGCAACCAGCGACTGTTGCTGGGCGAAGAGCGCCCGCCGGCGCTGTTCACCTGGAAAAGCGACGGCAGCCAGACCCTCACCGGCGACAAACAGAAACTGCCGAATGACGAACTGGACATCCGCAACCTCTCGGCCCTTGCTATCGATCCGCGCACCGGTCACACCCTGGTGCTGTCTGCCGATTCGCACCTGCTGCTGGAGCTGGACGAGAAGGGCGAACAGGTCAGTTTCATGACCCTGCTGGGCGGCTTCAACGGTCTGAAGCAGACCATCCCCCGCGCTGAAGGCGTGACCATGGACGAGGCGGGCACGCTGTACATGGTCAGCGAGCCGAACCTGTTCTACCGCTTCGAAAAACAGAAATAA
- a CDS encoding fumarylacetoacetate hydrolase family protein, translated as MSYQHQYVDGTRIHFPLGKVVCIGRNYAEHAKELDNPVPTEPLLFIKPGSCVVPLEGGFSIPTERGSVHYEAEIAVLIGKPLSTKPSREEVLDAISGFAPALDLTLRDKQAELKSKGLPWEIAKSFDGAAVIAPFVVGSTFADLTDIGIRLTINGEVRQDGNSSAMLNPIVPMIQHMAGCFSLQAGDVILTGTPVGVGPLNVGDDIVLELPGASRFTSSVR; from the coding sequence CGACGGTACGCGGATTCATTTTCCGCTGGGGAAAGTGGTGTGCATCGGCCGTAACTACGCCGAACACGCCAAGGAACTGGACAACCCGGTCCCTACCGAGCCGTTGCTGTTCATCAAACCGGGCAGTTGCGTGGTGCCGCTGGAAGGTGGTTTCAGCATTCCGACCGAGCGTGGCTCCGTGCATTACGAAGCGGAAATCGCCGTGTTGATCGGCAAGCCGCTGTCGACCAAGCCCAGCCGTGAAGAAGTGCTGGACGCGATCTCCGGATTCGCCCCGGCGCTGGACCTGACCCTGCGCGACAAGCAGGCCGAGCTCAAGTCCAAGGGCCTGCCGTGGGAAATCGCCAAGTCGTTCGACGGCGCGGCGGTGATTGCACCGTTCGTGGTCGGCAGCACCTTTGCTGATCTGACCGACATCGGCATCCGCCTGACCATCAATGGCGAAGTGCGCCAGGACGGCAACAGCAGCGCGATGCTCAACCCGATCGTGCCGATGATCCAGCACATGGCCGGCTGCTTCTCGCTGCAGGCCGGTGACGTGATCCTGACCGGCACGCCGGTGGGTGTCGGTCCGCTGAACGTTGGCGATGACATCGTGCTGGAACTGCCGGGCGCCAGTCGCTTCACCAGCAGCGTTCGCTGA